The following proteins are co-located in the Spea bombifrons isolate aSpeBom1 chromosome 3, aSpeBom1.2.pri, whole genome shotgun sequence genome:
- the CCDC167 gene encoding coiled-coil domain-containing protein 167 isoform X2: MEGKLASCRSNLDEVDFKLRKLELTAEGRKSLEKEKNALTNRMSHYEKELKSLRHENRKNMMVSVAIFLLLALAYYCYTM, translated from the exons ATGGAGGGGAAGCTGGCGTCCTGCAGGAGTAACCTGGACGAAGTGGACTTCAAACTCCGCAAACTGGAGCTGACAGCGGAGGGGAG GAAATCActcgaaaaagaaaaaaacgctCTGACCAACAGGATGTCTCACTACG AGAAGGAGCTGAAATCCCTGCGTCACGAGAACCGGAAGAACATGATGGTGTCGGTGGCGATCTTCCTGCTTCTTGCCCTGGCGTATTACTGCTACACCATGTGA
- the CCDC167 gene encoding coiled-coil domain-containing protein 167 isoform X1 produces MAKKKKEKISVAKEIDSMEGKLASCRSNLDEVDFKLRKLELTAEGRKSLEKEKNALTNRMSHYEKELKSLRHENRKNMMVSVAIFLLLALAYYCYTM; encoded by the exons ATGgcgaaaaaaaagaaggaaaagatcAGTGTGGCCAAGGAG ATAGACAGCATGGAGGGGAAGCTGGCGTCCTGCAGGAGTAACCTGGACGAAGTGGACTTCAAACTCCGCAAACTGGAGCTGACAGCGGAGGGGAG GAAATCActcgaaaaagaaaaaaacgctCTGACCAACAGGATGTCTCACTACG AGAAGGAGCTGAAATCCCTGCGTCACGAGAACCGGAAGAACATGATGGTGTCGGTGGCGATCTTCCTGCTTCTTGCCCTGGCGTATTACTGCTACACCATGTGA